Below is a genomic region from Microbacterium galbinum.
TCGTGCGTTCCTACGACGACACCGAGTTCGGCCGTGCGCTCGAGCCCGACATCGCCGACGAGGTGACGGATGCCATGGTCGCGAGCGTCTCAACGGGCGCTGCGCAGGGTGCAAGAATAGACGGGATCGACGTGGCCGGTAAGACCGGCACCGCTGAGAACGGAAACAAGCCGCACACGTTGTGGTTCACCGGCTTCGCGCCGGCGGACGACCCCGCTGTGGCGGTGGCAGTCGTCGTCGAAGACGGCGGAGGACAGGGTCAATCCGGATCCGGCGACACGATCGCCGCTCCGATTGCGAAGAAGGTCATAGAGGCGGTGCTGGGCAGATGAGACCGACGCAGGGTGTGTCGTTCGGTGGTCGTTACGAGCTGCAGTCGCGTATCGCGATCGGTGGCATGGGTGAGGTCTGGGAGGCGACGGATCACGTCATCGGACGTACCGTCGCGATCAAGATCCTCAAGGACGAGTACATGGGCGACCCCGGGTTCCTCGAGCGCTTCCGCGCCGAGGCCCGTCACGCCGCACTCGTCAACCATGAGGGCATCGCGAGCGTGTTCGACTACGGCGAGGAGAACGGCAGCGCCTATCTCGTCATGGAGCTCGTGCCCGGCGAGGCGCTGTCGACCGTGCTCGAGCGCGACGGCGCGCTGAGCGCCGACAAGACTCTCGACATCGTCGCCCAGACGGCATCCGCTCTGCAGGCCGCGCACGCGGCGGGTCTCGTCCACCGCGACATCAAGCCGGGAAACCTGCTGATCACGCCCGACGGCCGCGTCAAGATCACCGACTTCGGTATCGCGCGCATCGCCGACCAGGTGCCGCTCACGGCCACCGGTCAGGTCATGGGAACCGTGCAGTACCTGTCGCCCGAGCAGGCCTCGGGTCACCCGGCCTCCCCCGCGACCGACACCTACTCGCTCGGCATCGTCGCCTACGAATGCCTTGCCGGGAAGCGCCCCTTCACGGGCGAGTCGCAGGTGGCGATCGCGATGGCGCAGATCAACGAGCAGCCGCCGCCGCTGCCGCCGACCGTGCCGATCCCCGTGCAGAACCTCGTGATGGCGATGATCGCGAAGAAGCCGAGCGACCGTCCGTCGTCGTCGGCCACCGTCGCACGCGCCGCCCAGGCGCTGCGCCGCGGCGACCTGAACTCCGCGGCGATCGCCGTGCCCGCCATAGCGACGGGCGGCGTCGCCGACGACGCGACGCGCATCCTCACCGCGAGTGGCGACGACGGGGCTACCCGCGTGCTGCCGACCACGGCGCAGCTCCCCACCGGAGCCGGCGACGACGAGGCGACCGACGGCAAGAAGAAGAAGCGCAGCCCGTGGACGTGGCCGCTGGTCGCTCTGATCGCCCTGCTGGTGATCGTGCTCGGCGGAACCGTCTTCGCGCTCATGAACCAGGGCGACAGCGACGCCGACCCGACGCCGAGCACGTCGACCTCTCGCACCCCCACCCCGAAGCCCACTCCGACAGAGACGGAGACGCCCGCCCCGGAGCCGGTCGACGTCGATGCCCTGCAGTTGCCGGGTATGACGTGCGACGCGGCTCTCGCCGCCGCACGCGGTGCGGGCCTCGTCCCCAACTGCGTGACCGGAACGACCGTCGCCCCGTCCGCCGACCTCGTCGGCGCTGTCGAGCGCGTGGAGCCCCGTGGCTCGGTGGATGTGGGCAGTGACATCACGCTCTACCTCTACGCCGACCAGGCCGCGGTCGGAGCCCCGACCAACGCGCCGACGTTCTCGGGCACGTTCCTCGAGGGCGGCTCTGCGACGATCAACTGGACGGCGTTCTCCTGCCCGAACGGCACCGGAACCCTTTCCTCTTACGAGGTGACGATCACGAACGCATCCTTCGCGGGTCCCGGCCAGCCGGCCGTGACCACGAAGAGCTTCGGACCGAACGAGACCACGGCGGGAATCTCGATCAACACCGGCACGGCCGGGCAGGTCGTGACCGGCACCTACAAGGCGTTCTGCGGCGACCGCGAGTCCGGAAACTCCCCGCAGGGGCAGTCGACCGCCATCCAGGGAGCGGCCGTCGATCCGGGCAACGGCGACGACGGCGGAGACGG
It encodes:
- a CDS encoding serine/threonine-protein kinase is translated as MRPTQGVSFGGRYELQSRIAIGGMGEVWEATDHVIGRTVAIKILKDEYMGDPGFLERFRAEARHAALVNHEGIASVFDYGEENGSAYLVMELVPGEALSTVLERDGALSADKTLDIVAQTASALQAAHAAGLVHRDIKPGNLLITPDGRVKITDFGIARIADQVPLTATGQVMGTVQYLSPEQASGHPASPATDTYSLGIVAYECLAGKRPFTGESQVAIAMAQINEQPPPLPPTVPIPVQNLVMAMIAKKPSDRPSSSATVARAAQALRRGDLNSAAIAVPAIATGGVADDATRILTASGDDGATRVLPTTAQLPTGAGDDEATDGKKKKRSPWTWPLVALIALLVIVLGGTVFALMNQGDSDADPTPSTSTSRTPTPKPTPTETETPAPEPVDVDALQLPGMTCDAALAAARGAGLVPNCVTGTTVAPSADLVGAVERVEPRGSVDVGSDITLYLYADQAAVGAPTNAPTFSGTFLEGGSATINWTAFSCPNGTGTLSSYEVTITNASFAGPGQPAVTTKSFGPNETTAGISINTGTAGQVVTGTYKAFCGDRESGNSPQGQSTAIQGAAVDPGNGDDGGDGGNGGNSGN